A region of Streptomyces paludis DNA encodes the following proteins:
- a CDS encoding UDP-glucuronic acid decarboxylase family protein: protein MVTGAAGFIGSHLCERLLDLGAEVVGVDNLLTGRLDNLSHLCPADGFRFRTDDVVRPFTVAGPVDFVFHLASPASPLDYARHPLATLKAGATGTLHALELAGGKHARFLLASTSEVYGDPLVHPQSERYWGNVNPVGPRSVYDEAKRYAEALTSCFQRAGDVSTRIVRIFNTYGPRMRADDGRAVPAFIQQALAGEPITVAGDGSQTRSLCFVADTVEGLLAAAAAEHTEPVNVGNPHEITVLRLAEEIRAMTGSASPLAFVPLPADDPKRRCPDITAARDHLGWEPVIPLRDGLRRTIDWAEKHFPAARNTATATVATAAVATTGRSAS, encoded by the coding sequence GTGGTCACCGGGGCCGCGGGGTTCATCGGGTCGCATCTGTGCGAGCGCCTGCTGGACCTGGGCGCCGAGGTGGTCGGCGTCGACAATCTGCTGACCGGCCGCCTCGACAACCTCTCCCACCTGTGTCCGGCCGACGGCTTCCGCTTCCGGACCGACGATGTCGTCCGGCCGTTCACGGTGGCCGGTCCCGTGGACTTCGTCTTCCATCTCGCCTCGCCCGCCTCGCCGCTGGACTACGCCCGCCACCCGCTGGCCACCCTGAAGGCCGGCGCGACGGGCACCCTCCACGCGCTGGAGCTGGCCGGCGGGAAACACGCCCGGTTCCTGCTCGCCTCGACCTCCGAGGTGTACGGCGACCCGCTCGTCCATCCGCAGTCGGAGCGGTACTGGGGCAATGTCAACCCGGTCGGCCCCCGCAGTGTGTACGACGAGGCCAAGCGGTACGCCGAGGCCCTGACGTCCTGTTTCCAGCGCGCCGGTGACGTCAGCACACGTATCGTGCGGATCTTCAACACCTACGGCCCGAGGATGCGCGCCGACGACGGCCGGGCGGTGCCCGCCTTCATCCAGCAGGCGCTGGCGGGGGAGCCGATCACGGTGGCCGGTGACGGCAGCCAGACCCGCTCGCTGTGCTTCGTGGCCGACACCGTGGAGGGCCTGCTCGCCGCGGCCGCGGCGGAGCACACCGAACCGGTGAACGTGGGCAACCCGCACGAGATCACCGTGCTCCGGCTCGCCGAGGAGATCCGGGCGATGACCGGCTCCGCCTCCCCCCTCGCCTTCGTCCCCCTGCCCGCCGACGACCCCAAGCGCCGCTGCCCCGACATCACCGCCGCCCGCGACCACCTCGGCTGGGAGCCCGTGATCCCGCTGCGGGACGGTCTGCGCCGGACGATCGACTGGGCCGAGAAACACTTCCCCGCCGCCCGGAACACCGCCACCGCCACCGTTGCCACCGCCGCTGTTGCCACCACCGGAAGGAGCGCCTCGTGA
- a CDS encoding glycosyltransferase family 8 protein, protein MTTAPRPLPALVCGVDDGYARPLRTLMRSIAAAHPGTLDELRLIVLDQRIGSANRQAILRDAEHLGLHTELRPVPLTDPRYPVSDWVSAAVYVRLAIPQVVPDERRVLYLDADTLVLGDLRPLLRQSLGGRPIGAVRDPQNPVIGRGIQLPGWEQLEVPYGRDYFNSGVMLIDLDRCRRLGVFDRSRTFLAEHPEKARFWDQDALNWAVDDNWQRLDRCWNTFAMSPQAAQPGFIHYAEADSPLDRLLDDEKTAALVHYAGPDKPWQETYPAGPLRDTYRLFHNEVTDEVTDDVTDDGPE, encoded by the coding sequence GTGACCACCGCCCCGCGCCCGCTGCCCGCACTCGTCTGCGGCGTCGACGACGGATACGCCCGCCCGCTGCGGACGCTGATGCGCTCGATCGCGGCCGCCCACCCCGGCACCCTCGACGAGCTGCGGCTGATCGTCCTCGACCAGCGGATCGGCAGCGCCAACCGGCAGGCGATCCTGCGGGACGCCGAACACCTCGGCCTGCACACCGAGTTGAGGCCGGTACCGCTGACCGACCCGCGCTACCCGGTCTCCGACTGGGTGAGCGCCGCGGTGTACGTACGCCTGGCCATCCCGCAGGTCGTCCCCGACGAACGGCGGGTGCTCTATCTGGACGCCGACACCCTGGTGCTCGGCGACCTCCGCCCGCTGCTGCGGCAGTCCCTCGGCGGACGCCCGATCGGCGCTGTCCGCGACCCGCAGAACCCGGTGATCGGACGCGGCATCCAGCTGCCGGGCTGGGAACAGCTCGAAGTCCCGTACGGCCGCGACTACTTCAACAGCGGTGTCATGCTCATCGACCTCGATCGCTGCCGGCGGCTCGGTGTGTTCGACCGGTCGCGGACGTTTCTGGCCGAGCACCCCGAGAAGGCGCGGTTCTGGGACCAGGACGCGCTGAACTGGGCCGTCGACGACAACTGGCAGCGGCTGGACCGGTGCTGGAACACCTTCGCCATGTCGCCGCAGGCCGCCCAGCCCGGCTTCATCCACTACGCGGAGGCGGACAGCCCGCTCGACCGGCTCCTGGACGACGAGAAGACCGCCGCCCTGGTGCACTACGCCGGCCCCGACAAGCCCTGGCAGGAAACCTACCCGGCCGGCCCGCTGCGGGACACCTACCGGCTTTTCCACAACGAAGTCACTGACGAAGTCACCGACGACGTCACTGATGACGGTCCCGAGTGA
- a CDS encoding glycosyltransferase family 2 protein encodes MAVRNLNGQRQVRRTLAWADRPAQTTDRIATPAPLVLHVVIPVLREQPHITGALKWFVPLLRDFPGSTLTLVSTAREERERAHLAAGLAGAGAAGLTARRFPQLTDDELTALGEALAKEGAGALSAATAAETLAAFPTTADVIAYERARPREPAPLVRHVHYRGEGRKAAQVNAAVAQLTAGSDEYVAVYDVDSRPSPELLRRTAAFVARRRTEDGRIPRVIQQSARFVTQDMAATRWERRLCRGAARAQTLWTLRREIPGLRRHADAVRSRRTGFGPRGLAQTVGHGLLVRVDVFREVGGLPTFTVLDDMAFGYRLTVAGIPVDSLPFTTTVPAAEYLPELLSQSERWFQSYLDYPKCAARWYAEGHGSRLGHAAALTIGAYRGAAWLLVSPATAVCLALALGPRTRPPVRAAAATALWAATVAPVRSLAAAGGRPLTVRETAVRSAETLAGLLLKSLGPMAALGRRALTGSRHTALAPKSNRRPGPPSGRRTGRG; translated from the coding sequence GTGGCCGTACGCAACCTCAACGGCCAGCGGCAGGTCCGCCGGACGCTGGCCTGGGCCGACCGGCCCGCGCAAACCACGGACCGGATCGCAACGCCTGCGCCGCTGGTGCTGCACGTCGTCATCCCCGTACTGCGCGAGCAGCCGCACATCACCGGGGCGCTGAAGTGGTTCGTACCGCTGCTGCGCGACTTCCCCGGTTCGACCCTGACCCTGGTGTCCACGGCGCGCGAGGAGCGCGAGCGCGCGCACCTCGCCGCCGGGCTCGCGGGGGCGGGCGCCGCCGGCCTGACGGCGCGACGCTTCCCGCAGCTGACCGACGACGAGCTGACCGCCCTCGGCGAGGCCCTGGCCAAGGAGGGCGCGGGGGCGCTCAGCGCGGCGACGGCCGCCGAGACCCTCGCGGCCTTCCCCACCACGGCGGATGTCATCGCGTACGAACGCGCGCGCCCGCGGGAGCCCGCCCCGCTGGTACGGCATGTCCACTACCGGGGGGAGGGGCGCAAGGCCGCGCAGGTGAACGCCGCCGTCGCCCAACTGACGGCCGGCTCCGACGAGTATGTCGCCGTCTACGACGTGGACTCCCGCCCGAGCCCGGAGCTGCTGCGCCGAACCGCCGCGTTCGTGGCCCGCCGCCGCACGGAGGACGGCCGGATTCCCCGCGTCATCCAGCAGTCCGCCCGGTTCGTCACCCAGGACATGGCGGCCACCCGGTGGGAGCGGCGGCTGTGCCGGGGCGCCGCCCGGGCCCAGACGCTGTGGACCCTGCGCCGGGAGATCCCCGGCCTCCGCCGGCACGCCGACGCGGTCCGTAGCCGGCGCACCGGCTTCGGACCGCGGGGGCTGGCCCAGACCGTCGGCCACGGCCTGCTCGTCCGGGTGGATGTCTTCCGGGAGGTCGGCGGACTGCCCACCTTCACGGTGCTCGACGACATGGCCTTCGGCTACCGGCTCACCGTGGCCGGTATCCCGGTCGACAGTCTGCCCTTCACCACCACCGTGCCGGCGGCGGAGTATCTGCCGGAGCTGCTCTCGCAGAGCGAGCGCTGGTTCCAGAGCTATCTCGACTACCCGAAGTGCGCGGCCCGTTGGTACGCCGAGGGCCACGGCAGCCGCCTCGGCCACGCGGCGGCGCTCACCATCGGTGCCTACCGGGGCGCGGCGTGGCTGCTGGTCTCCCCCGCGACGGCGGTATGCCTGGCCCTCGCGCTCGGTCCCCGCACCCGTCCGCCGGTCCGGGCAGCCGCCGCGACGGCGCTCTGGGCGGCGACCGTCGCGCCGGTCCGCTCGCTGGCCGCGGCCGGAGGCCGGCCGCTGACCGTACGGGAGACCGCCGTGCGGAGCGCGGAGACGCTGGCCGGGCTGCTGCTCAAGAGCCTCGGCCCGATGGCGGCGCTCGGCCGCCGGGCCCTGACCGGCAGCCGGCACACCGCGCTCGCACCCAAGAGCAACCGCCGCCCGGGACCGCCGTCCGGGCGCCGGACCGGGCGCGGGTGA
- a CDS encoding ferredoxin — MRVKVDVPRCVSSGQCAMIAPEVFDQDEKDGTVVVLDRHPPAATHDTVRESAAVCPGRAIRLDEPP, encoded by the coding sequence ATGCGCGTAAAGGTCGACGTCCCCAGGTGTGTCTCTTCGGGGCAGTGCGCGATGATCGCCCCGGAGGTCTTCGACCAGGACGAGAAGGACGGCACGGTCGTGGTTCTCGACAGGCACCCTCCCGCCGCGACGCATGACACCGTACGGGAGTCGGCCGCCGTGTGCCCGGGGAGGGCGATCCGGCTGGACGAGCCGCCGTAG
- a CDS encoding cytochrome P450 has translation MTIGRLDANAVISEFPATRPDSCPFDPDRAYAELRANDPVSLVRCPAGMDAWLVSRYQDIREVLSDQRLSSRAAGSDHMLPSYEEHDPIPGFITQLDGEEHARLRRLLVGEFTVRRMEALRPYIQRITDEHIDAMLAGTGADLVRDFALPIPSMVICEMLGVPYADHEMFQLASEVLMSFDATDADRAEADHRLESYLGALIGQRLIEPRDDLLSRLIARGNGTDRPLAVGELATLAKLVLVAGHDSTANMIALSMLLLLENPDRTAALRADPSLIDAAVEELLRYLSVIQFGLIRYATEDVTVGDVEVKSGEWIIAATPSGNRDESMFPDPDALDFDRRGRRHLAFGFGAHACIGQQLARIEMRIALSTLLRRIPDLRLATPPKESDFKRNNIVYGLQKMRVTW, from the coding sequence ATGACGATCGGCCGGCTTGACGCGAATGCCGTTATCTCCGAATTCCCGGCCACCAGACCGGATTCCTGTCCCTTCGATCCCGACCGGGCTTATGCCGAGCTGCGGGCGAATGACCCCGTATCGCTGGTGCGCTGCCCGGCCGGTATGGACGCGTGGCTGGTCAGCCGGTACCAGGACATCCGCGAGGTGCTCTCGGATCAGCGGCTGAGTTCCCGGGCCGCGGGGTCGGACCATATGCTGCCGTCCTACGAGGAGCACGACCCGATTCCGGGCTTCATCACCCAGCTGGACGGCGAGGAGCACGCACGGCTGCGGCGCCTGCTGGTCGGTGAGTTCACCGTGCGGCGCATGGAGGCGCTGCGCCCGTACATCCAGAGGATCACCGACGAGCACATCGACGCGATGCTCGCCGGGACCGGCGCCGACCTGGTGCGTGACTTCGCGCTGCCGATCCCGTCGATGGTGATCTGCGAGATGCTCGGTGTGCCCTATGCCGACCATGAGATGTTCCAGCTCGCCAGCGAGGTGCTGATGAGCTTCGACGCGACCGACGCCGACCGCGCGGAGGCGGACCACCGGCTGGAGTCCTATCTCGGCGCGCTGATCGGGCAGCGGCTCATCGAGCCGCGGGACGACCTGCTCAGCCGGCTGATCGCACGGGGCAACGGGACCGACCGGCCGCTGGCGGTGGGTGAGCTGGCCACGCTGGCCAAGCTGGTGCTGGTCGCCGGCCATGATTCCACCGCCAACATGATCGCGTTGAGCATGCTGCTGCTGTTGGAGAATCCGGACCGGACGGCCGCGCTGCGGGCCGATCCCTCATTGATCGATGCCGCCGTGGAAGAGCTGCTGCGCTACCTTTCGGTGATTCAGTTCGGGCTGATCCGGTATGCCACCGAGGATGTCACCGTCGGCGATGTCGAGGTGAAGTCGGGCGAGTGGATCATCGCCGCGACCCCGTCCGGCAACCGGGACGAAAGCATGTTCCCCGACCCTGACGCTCTCGATTTCGACCGGCGGGGCCGCCGGCATCTGGCATTCGGCTTCGGCGCCCACGCGTGTATCGGTCAGCAACTGGCCCGTATCGAGATGCGGATCGCGCTGTCCACGCTGCTTCGCCGGATACCGGACCTCCGGCTGGCGACTCCGCCGAAGGAATCCGACTTCAAACGCAACAACATCGTGTACGGCTTGCAGAAGATGCGTGTCACCTGGTGA
- a CDS encoding nuclear transport factor 2 family protein, which translates to MEQISRARVGEFLRRLEEFDFSGALKLCTDSAVVWQNDGEGEQAMDKRLDHFKSFVTTVASLRYDVNHQVGEANEVFQQHVLRLEMTDGSSAEVHAAVYFHLDGELIHRIEEYVYTVPATSAA; encoded by the coding sequence ATGGAGCAGATTTCGAGGGCGCGCGTCGGGGAATTCCTGCGGCGACTGGAGGAGTTCGACTTCTCCGGCGCGCTGAAGCTGTGCACCGACTCGGCCGTCGTGTGGCAGAACGACGGCGAGGGCGAGCAGGCGATGGACAAGCGCCTGGACCATTTCAAGTCCTTCGTCACCACCGTCGCATCCCTGCGGTACGACGTGAACCATCAGGTCGGTGAGGCGAACGAGGTGTTCCAGCAGCATGTGCTGCGCCTGGAGATGACCGACGGCTCGTCCGCGGAGGTCCACGCCGCCGTGTACTTCCACCTGGACGGCGAACTGATCCACCGGATCGAGGAGTACGTCTACACCGTACCGGCGACCAGTGCGGCGTGA
- a CDS encoding ABC transporter ATP-binding protein, which produces MKTIEVRGLRKEYRIPEKKPGPAGTVRHFVQPRYRTKVALDGIGLDVGAGESVGYLGSNGAGKSTTIKILTGLLSATDGHVRVNGFEPHRDRKRHVREIGAVFGHRTALWWDLPVIDSFRTLSSMYRIPPAVYRANLALFTEQLELGDFLTVPVRQLSLGQRMRADLAAALLHNPKLIFLDEPTGGLDVNSKASVRRFIRRLNQQHGTTVFLTSHDMADIEGICDRLIILDHGSKVLDDDIVKVKHRLAADRHLVVTVAGCEDVTEVVRTVYAATGITCTVLDRQRLSCAFDRTETSAAHLVGALMRDHEIVDFELREPTLEHIVQRLFQRSPAVPPAAEVRSR; this is translated from the coding sequence GTGAAGACCATCGAGGTACGCGGTCTCCGCAAGGAGTACCGGATACCGGAGAAGAAGCCGGGGCCGGCGGGCACGGTGCGGCACTTCGTACAGCCCCGGTACCGGACGAAGGTGGCGCTCGACGGAATCGGACTCGATGTCGGGGCGGGGGAGTCGGTCGGCTATCTCGGCTCCAACGGGGCCGGCAAGTCCACCACGATCAAGATCCTGACCGGTCTGCTGTCCGCGACGGACGGGCATGTCAGGGTGAACGGCTTCGAACCCCACCGGGACCGCAAGCGGCATGTGCGCGAGATCGGAGCGGTCTTCGGACACCGCACCGCGCTCTGGTGGGACCTGCCGGTCATCGACTCGTTCAGGACCCTGAGCAGCATGTACCGGATCCCGCCCGCGGTGTACCGCGCCAATCTCGCCCTGTTCACCGAGCAGTTGGAGCTGGGGGACTTCCTCACCGTCCCCGTGCGTCAGCTCTCCCTGGGACAGCGCATGCGCGCCGATCTGGCCGCCGCCCTGCTGCACAACCCCAAGCTGATCTTCCTCGACGAGCCGACGGGCGGACTCGACGTCAACTCCAAGGCGTCCGTACGGCGGTTCATCCGCCGGCTCAACCAACAGCACGGCACAACCGTCTTCCTGACCAGCCACGACATGGCCGACATCGAGGGGATCTGCGACCGGCTCATCATCCTGGACCACGGCAGCAAGGTCCTCGACGACGACATCGTCAAGGTCAAGCACCGCCTCGCGGCCGACCGCCATCTCGTGGTGACCGTGGCCGGCTGCGAGGACGTGACCGAGGTCGTCCGCACCGTGTACGCCGCCACCGGCATCACCTGTACGGTGCTCGACCGGCAGCGGCTGTCCTGCGCGTTCGACCGGACGGAGACCAGCGCCGCGCACCTGGTCGGGGCCCTCATGCGGGACCACGAGATCGTCGACTTCGAGCTGCGCGAACCGACCCTCGAACACATCGTCCAGCGCCTCTTCCAGCGCTCTCCCGCCGTTCCCCCGGCCGCGGAGGTGCGCTCCCGGTGA
- a CDS encoding ABC transporter permease, translating to MSTFRALVGAAAQEAFMYRGRYVVGVLISLVQLSVLYYIWRAVMSGGQHQAGYDWPQMQTYLLLSFLLTLMLSYATEYRVSASIRDGSISMELLKPVHYMTLRAAELTAALLVELLSVGLCLAVAVLTLLPAVPPEAGSRVLLALSFLLAVALKAVIAITTGILGLWTTNMLGLISCRQALALLLSGAMFPLQMLPDWLRTVAYALPFQSSFHTPMMIYFGRVDGEGAAGLVAVQTGWLVLLAGTAGLLLTLGFRRLDSYGG from the coding sequence GTGAGCACCTTCCGCGCCCTGGTCGGCGCCGCGGCCCAGGAAGCCTTCATGTACCGCGGCCGGTATGTCGTGGGCGTCCTCATCAGCCTCGTCCAGCTGTCGGTGCTCTACTACATCTGGCGCGCCGTCATGAGCGGCGGACAGCACCAGGCCGGCTACGACTGGCCGCAGATGCAGACGTATCTGCTGCTGTCCTTCCTGCTGACCCTCATGCTCTCCTACGCCACCGAGTACCGGGTGTCGGCCAGCATCCGCGACGGCAGCATCTCCATGGAACTGCTGAAGCCGGTGCACTACATGACACTGCGCGCCGCCGAGCTGACCGCCGCGCTCCTCGTCGAGCTGCTGTCCGTCGGACTCTGCCTGGCCGTGGCCGTCCTGACCCTGCTGCCGGCCGTACCGCCGGAGGCCGGTTCGCGCGTCCTGCTGGCCCTGTCCTTCCTCCTCGCCGTGGCGCTGAAGGCCGTCATCGCGATCACCACGGGAATCCTCGGTCTGTGGACGACCAACATGCTCGGACTCATCTCCTGCCGGCAGGCGCTGGCGCTGCTGCTCTCCGGCGCCATGTTCCCGTTGCAGATGCTGCCCGACTGGCTGCGCACCGTGGCCTACGCGCTGCCCTTTCAAAGCTCCTTCCACACGCCCATGATGATCTACTTCGGCCGGGTCGACGGCGAGGGGGCCGCCGGTCTCGTCGCGGTCCAGACCGGCTGGCTCGTCCTGCTGGCCGGTACGGCGGGGCTGCTGCTCACCCTGGGCTTCCGGCGGCTGGACAGCTATGGCGGCTGA
- a CDS encoding ABC transporter permease: protein MAAEPRTPALFHFTLLLRLQYRAKSAYRADLALQVVSALLRQGTWLVFLLVLLRRTPAVDGWDTWKMIFLYGLATAPLGLNVLLFDGVWKLDELIRKGDLDSLLLRPVDPVVQLFTRDVSLHGIGDLTIGVAAMSLAADHLTLPFGPWTPLIAVLCVVSGSVLYCSVNLASAALGFWFRELYNIPFLVQQFTDLARFPLTMYPRLLAALFLFPLPFAFVTYLPVVLMTEGGSLWVLVAAPAAALVAHVLARRVFLLGLRRYESAGN, encoded by the coding sequence ATGGCGGCTGAACCGCGGACACCCGCCCTCTTCCACTTCACCCTCCTGCTAAGGCTTCAGTACCGGGCCAAGTCCGCCTACCGCGCCGATCTGGCGCTCCAGGTCGTCTCGGCGCTGCTGCGCCAGGGCACCTGGCTCGTCTTCCTGCTGGTGCTCCTGCGCCGCACACCGGCGGTCGACGGCTGGGACACCTGGAAGATGATCTTCCTCTACGGTCTGGCGACGGCCCCGCTCGGTCTCAATGTCCTGCTCTTCGACGGCGTCTGGAAACTGGACGAACTCATCCGCAAGGGCGATCTGGACTCCCTGCTGCTGCGTCCCGTCGATCCGGTCGTGCAGCTGTTCACCAGGGATGTGAGTCTGCACGGCATCGGTGACCTCACCATCGGCGTCGCCGCCATGAGCCTGGCCGCGGACCATCTGACGCTTCCCTTCGGTCCGTGGACGCCGCTGATCGCGGTCCTGTGCGTGGTGTCCGGCAGTGTGCTCTACTGCTCCGTCAATCTGGCCTCGGCGGCGCTGGGCTTCTGGTTCCGGGAGCTGTACAACATCCCTTTTCTCGTGCAGCAGTTCACGGATCTGGCCCGGTTCCCGCTCACGATGTACCCCCGGCTGCTGGCGGCGCTCTTCCTCTTTCCGCTTCCCTTCGCGTTCGTCACCTATCTTCCGGTGGTCCTGATGACCGAGGGCGGCTCCCTCTGGGTCCTGGTGGCGGCGCCGGCCGCCGCTCTCGTCGCCCACGTGCTGGCGAGGCGGGTGTTCCTCCTCGGACTGCGGCGCTACGAGAGCGCCGGGAACTGA
- the yicI gene encoding alpha-xylosidase, whose translation MKFTDGYWTLRDGVEASCPVEAYHVTSDPDSLTVMAPVRRIKHPGDLTLGPVVTVRCTSPMPDVIAVEITHFKGVRPREPELPLDAPEPASVEVSVDAGEAVLTSGALSVRFARGDTWRMDFLAGGRVLTGSGANAMAVIEDGGQSYVREQLDLGVGQHVYGLGERFGPLVRNGQSVDIWNADGGTSTEQAYKNVPFYLTDAGYGVFVHDSGKVSYEVASEAATRVQFSVAGQSMRYLVVHGPTPKDILRRYTALTGRPARLPAWSYGLWLSTSFMTTYDEDTVSSFIDGMAERNLPLSVFHFDCFWMREYQWCDFTWDPRAFPDPPGMLKRLKARGLSICLWINPYISQLSPLFAEGQENGYLLRRTNGDIWQGDQWQPGLAIVDFTNPAARTWFADKLGALLDMGVDCFKTDFGERIPLDVAYFDGSDPERMHNHYAYLYNQVVFDLLERRRGRGDAVLFARAASPGTQRFPVHWSGDGEATFAGMAQSLRGGLSLGLSGFGYWSHDIGGFIGLPDAAVFKRWVAFGLLSSHSRLHGGDSYRVPWIFDEEAVRVLRDFTRLKLRLMPYLGRIADEAHTDGLPMMRPMVLEFPDDPSCAYLDTQYMLGDALLVAPVFSAEGDVRYYIPEGRWTGLLSGETVTGPRWVEERHGFDSLPLLVRPGTVLPFGAVDDRPDYDYATGVVLRIYSPPESMRTTTRIVTPGGELSAVFTVERDGGRTRVTADRPVRDWAVLLVGEPVPAPVHGAVAERVAEGALLRALPGALTIEAGGE comes from the coding sequence ATGAAATTCACCGATGGCTACTGGACCCTCCGGGACGGGGTCGAGGCGTCCTGCCCCGTCGAGGCGTACCACGTCACCTCCGACCCGGACTCGCTGACCGTCATGGCCCCGGTCCGCCGGATCAAGCACCCGGGCGATCTGACACTGGGCCCCGTCGTCACCGTCCGCTGCACCAGCCCGATGCCGGACGTCATCGCGGTGGAGATCACCCACTTCAAGGGGGTAAGGCCGCGCGAGCCGGAACTCCCGCTCGACGCCCCGGAACCGGCGTCCGTCGAGGTGTCCGTCGACGCCGGAGAGGCCGTCCTCACCAGTGGCGCGCTGTCGGTGCGCTTCGCCCGCGGTGACACCTGGCGCATGGACTTCCTGGCCGGCGGCCGTGTCCTGACCGGCAGCGGAGCCAACGCCATGGCGGTGATCGAGGACGGCGGACAGTCCTATGTGCGCGAACAGCTCGACCTCGGTGTCGGGCAGCACGTCTACGGGCTCGGCGAACGCTTCGGGCCGCTGGTGCGCAACGGCCAGTCCGTCGACATCTGGAACGCGGACGGCGGCACCTCCACCGAACAAGCCTACAAAAACGTGCCGTTCTATCTGACGGACGCCGGCTACGGGGTCTTCGTGCACGACAGCGGCAAGGTGTCGTACGAGGTGGCCTCGGAGGCGGCGACCCGTGTCCAGTTCAGTGTGGCCGGCCAGTCGATGCGCTACCTCGTCGTCCACGGCCCCACACCGAAGGACATCCTCCGCCGCTACACCGCGCTGACCGGCCGCCCCGCCCGGCTGCCGGCCTGGTCCTACGGCCTGTGGCTGTCCACCTCCTTCATGACCACCTACGACGAGGACACCGTCAGCTCCTTCATCGACGGCATGGCCGAACGGAACCTGCCCCTGTCGGTGTTCCACTTCGACTGTTTCTGGATGCGGGAGTACCAGTGGTGCGACTTCACCTGGGACCCGCGGGCGTTCCCCGATCCGCCCGGCATGCTCAAGCGGCTCAAGGCCCGCGGGCTCAGCATCTGCCTCTGGATCAATCCGTACATCTCCCAGCTCTCACCGCTGTTCGCCGAGGGCCAGGAGAACGGCTACCTGCTGCGCAGGACCAACGGCGACATCTGGCAGGGGGACCAGTGGCAACCCGGCCTGGCCATCGTGGACTTCACCAATCCGGCCGCCCGCACCTGGTTCGCCGACAAGCTCGGCGCGCTCCTGGACATGGGCGTGGACTGTTTCAAGACCGACTTCGGGGAGCGCATCCCCCTGGACGTGGCCTACTTCGACGGCTCCGACCCGGAGCGTATGCACAACCACTACGCCTACCTCTACAACCAGGTGGTGTTCGACCTGCTGGAACGGCGCCGGGGCCGGGGGGACGCGGTGCTGTTCGCCCGCGCGGCCTCGCCCGGCACCCAGCGCTTCCCGGTGCACTGGAGCGGCGACGGTGAGGCGACCTTCGCGGGCATGGCCCAGAGCCTGCGCGGCGGGCTGTCGCTCGGACTGTCCGGCTTCGGCTACTGGAGCCACGACATCGGCGGGTTCATCGGGCTCCCCGACGCCGCGGTGTTCAAGCGGTGGGTCGCCTTCGGGCTGCTCTCCTCGCACAGCCGTCTGCACGGAGGCGACTCCTACCGCGTTCCCTGGATCTTCGACGAGGAGGCCGTCCGGGTCCTGCGCGACTTCACCCGGCTGAAGCTCCGGCTCATGCCGTACCTCGGACGGATCGCCGACGAAGCGCACACCGACGGTCTGCCGATGATGCGTCCCATGGTCCTGGAGTTCCCGGACGACCCGTCCTGCGCCTATCTGGACACGCAGTACATGCTGGGCGACGCGCTGCTCGTCGCGCCGGTCTTCTCCGCCGAGGGCGATGTCCGCTACTACATACCGGAGGGGCGCTGGACCGGGCTGCTGTCCGGGGAGACGGTCACGGGCCCCCGCTGGGTCGAGGAACGACACGGCTTCGACAGCCTGCCGCTGCTGGTCAGGCCCGGAACGGTGCTTCCCTTCGGTGCCGTGGACGACCGGCCCGACTACGACTACGCCACGGGTGTGGTGCTGCGGATCTACTCCCCGCCCGAGTCGATGCGGACGACGACGAGGATCGTGACGCCCGGGGGCGAGCTGTCCGCGGTCTTCACGGTCGAGCGGGACGGCGGCCGGACACGGGTCACGGCGGACCGCCCGGTACGGGACTGGGCCGTGCTGCTCGTGGGCGAACCGGTACCCGCCCCGGTCCACGGCGCCGTGGCCGAACGGGTGGCGGAGGGGGCGCTGCTGCGGGCCCTGCCCGGCGCGCTCACCATCGAGGCCGGTGGTGAGTGA